Proteins from a single region of Gossypium arboreum isolate Shixiya-1 chromosome 1, ASM2569848v2, whole genome shotgun sequence:
- the LOC108456344 gene encoding 21.7 kDa class VI heat shock protein-like, with the protein MSSCIKLEVQTDDQTPQKWCISLHEDVLKRLLSQQGSPITMHKVFGEGSLFSPLLFGKFFDPSDAFPLWDFDSDALLYNLRNSGKTTVDWFHTDQAYVLKAPLPGVGKTNIQIHVEKGKVMEISGQVKQQREGKTKDWRTCNWWLYGYVRRLELPEDADCRKIEAFLTNGVVLEIRIPRNPLYFGTPEMKIQQPKISE; encoded by the exons ATGAGTAGTTGCATTAAACTTGAAGTTCAAACAGATGATCAAACTCCTCAGAAATGGTGCATTTCGTTACATGAAGATGTGTTGAAGAGGTTACTGTCCCAGCAGGGTAGTCCAATTACAATGCATAAGGTGTTTGGAGAAGGGTCATTATTTAGTCCCTTGTTGTTTGGGAAATTCTTTGATCCATCAGACGCCTTTCCCCTGTGGGATTTTGATTCAGACGCCTTGTTATATAATTTAAGGAACTCCGGCAAGACCACAGTTGATTGGTTTCACACAGACCAGGCTTATGTACTTAAAGCACCACTTCCAG GAGTGGGGAAAACTAACATACAAATCCATGTTGAGAAAGGGAAAGTTATGGAAATTAGTGGACAAGTAAAGCAGCAAAGGGAAGGCAAGACAAAGGATTGGAGAACCTGCAATTGGTGGTTATATGGATACGTAAGGAGGCTTGAGCTGCCAGAAGATGCAGATTGCAGAAAAATAGAGGCTTTCCTCACTAATGGTGTGGTTTTAGAGATTAGAATTCCCAGAAAtcctttgtattttggtaccccTGAGATGAAAATCCAGCAGCCAAAAATTTCGGAATGA